attcatttttccaacgaattgttcgaattattaaatttatatatgccaaacatcaaatatttatattatttccactactaatctcatttcgtaatgcagaagcgatttttcggcgaaaataataGTAGGGGTACGCCACTGGCGGCCGTCGCCGCTTCGGGTATCTTCGGGATTCTGTCAGCTAGAAATTGTCAGCCAACTTCACACCGCTTACACAGAGACAGGACTTCAAATACAAtcactatggagagtagagagaaggagaacgatcgctgctttgagaccacagattttttgtcccctaaaatatgtaccaatagtagtagttcatgtttttgccaacagtcgcgctggccatcacgagagtgcgaaattttgtttacacaaatcaaattgtagttggctcgttggctgagtgaactgtttccctggtgacagatgataggaatattattattgtcgatttttgataagagaacaacatatgaccatggtgaaatgttgaagcgtgcgctagtataagagtgttttggcatcggagcatttttgagagaaaattggaaaaaaccttatctcaagaatcaactcccaatcaatttgtgtgtcaagagcacttttgcgatgaagatatcaaaaagatgatggattcattataaacgaaatcgaaattgtcatccctcgtgagaagttgactcttctgaataagaatatttaaccaataaaactacatggttcagaagtaaatattcttgaagaattttgttggcataacataatatatggtttatatcggttctcagctgagtattggcaaaagaatctactctaatacctaagtgataaatctgagactgctaccttttgttgtcttgatgtgtactgctcctcactacggatttatataattttgaagattagtaaaccaactaacatagctgctttcaataaacaatgataaacaaaagtaggtacaatttttttgatcagtgatttcttttgaatttcattgatttcgacttgcattttattgcatataattcagagaactcatattcaatatagatttgaagaaaggtatttgaaaaatcatcagaaaaaccacgatgacacataaccttaaataaaatgaaggctgttcatttcaaattgacgcttgaatccccactccttatcgatacccgctgtaatcgcagcgacacctattttccccgtttttggagacacatttttagtacggcgatcgttctccttctctctactctccatatacAATCACAGAACAAGTTAAAGTTCTATGCTTGTGCGTTACGATGACAGCTTAAAGGTTATatttacatatttgaaaaattttcataaacgaTAAAACATGAATGAGGATATGGAAATTGTGAATAACGTGGATATGTTTGAAAGGCGAGACGATATAATACAAAAGCAAGAGGAATGTGAAGATATTGCCGCAGCCAAAACTACAACATCTTTCCTAGTTACTCCAGAActgcaaaacaaaaataataaacagGCCTCCCCATTTCCATCATCTAATTTTTTACAAAATGCAAACAGAAAAAGTGCCTTTCAACCTTATAGACAAACAGCAACTTGTACACCTTTGACTAACTTACAAAGAGGGAACACACAAGCAGAAACTCCATCGATTTTACCCACTGATATAAACATTCATACCCTAGCAGGATGTGGAGAAATAACTGAAGAAGATGTAAAAAATGAAAGAGatttaaatatttcagataaGGATGGTTACACTCCTTTGCACTGGGCATCTTCATTTGGACAATATAATGCAGTTCAACTACTTTTACAGAATGGAGCAGAGGTAAATAAATTGGGACCAAATGAAGAGACAGCATTGCATATGGCTGCTAATGGAGGACATCATGAGGTCATAAGGCTTTTGATTAGTTATGGAATCAATGTGAATCATGCTGATCATGTATGTTTATCCTATTTTCTTAAGGAAGTTATCAAAATGGCCTGCATTTGAAATGCAATAACtatttttccatcttttttAAATGGCAGAACAATTTGCTTGATTCATTCCTGGGCTGTTAGTATTCAAAGGGTACATGTCTCTGATTTCCTCTCCAAAATGACTGTTTAGTGCTCTAAACGAGAATATGGAACGTGTCGTCCAACGTTGGACTGATGCCAAaagattttcatcatttttggtTTTGGTTGATGGCCACCACATCTGTAAAGCGTATTTCATAATAGGGCGTATGTAGGTATTGTAAAGAAACTCCCAGATTGTTTTATCGGAGTTTTTAAAAGATTTGCCAAGTAAGTACGCTATTTGTTTCGCTTTCCCCGTGATTGTGACCACAAGATCTGACCAGCTGAGATCCGAATTCGCTGCAACGCCAAGATCGACATGACAAGTGACTGATTGTAGCTGGTGCCCTTCGATCCAATAAGACAGCTTTGGGTTGTTTCTACCAATGTGAAGGACACAACACTTCTGGATGTTTAGTGGTAACAGCCAGTCTTGACACCACTTGGAAAGTGTATCCAGTAGTGGAACCACGATCGATCGACAATCTATCGATGTCTGATTCGATAAGGCGTTGTCGGCAATCTAATTATACCCGACAGTTTTTGTGTAAACAAGATGTTCATACAGAGGATACTGATCGTCTttggtacaaattttcaactattctACTTGAAAATGAGGCACGAAAAAAGGGGAAAATCGGGATTACTGTTGAGTCGTGCGCTTATCGTTAGCTTGTGGTAGGTACATACTCAGGTCCTGAAGAATGTGGGTGTATAGAAGGGGCAAGTTGAAGAGTTTGGTGTCATCGGCAAACGAAGATAGGGCCGACTTGAGGAGTGGGGGTAAATCAGAAATGTATAGGAGAAACAGAACTGGTCCTAAAACAGAGCCCCGGGGTACACCCGATGTTACATTCCTCTCCGCGGAAGAGTAAGCATCGCCGGCTCGCACACGAAACCTGCTATTATACAAAAAGGATTTGATGCATGCAGCGATGCATGACAGTAGATTTGTCGTGGTGACTGGTGGAACATGCGGAAGAAACCGCATCGTTGAGTACTTGAAATTATATCGTTATCTGAACAAAACTTTTTAGCAGATGGTCGCATATAATTCTTTCCAGAACTTTCGAAACGGATGAAAGGATACTAATTGGGCGGTAATTGGAGGGATATAGTTTATCAccttttttaaaaattggggTAATTGAAACAAAAAGCCGGTCACACGGAATACAGGATGAACTGTTGAGGGACAGCAAAAGCTTCAGCACAGTGTGAAATCAGGCGCGTAGTGGCGCTATCGTTTCCTGGGGCTGTATCTACATTTAGGTCCAATAAGTACTTCTTCATCGGACGAACCATCGTCCGTTGATCCATCGTGATTGTAGAAATTTCTTGATTGATGTGGCCCACAATAGTGGTAGGAATGGCACCTACGGAGAAGGAAGAAGAGAATAACTCGGAGAAGACGTCTTTCTAACTGGTATACCTTTCACCCAACTGGTTTTTTACAGAAGGAATGCTGACTTTGCAATTCATTGAGGATCTCATACTAATACAACTTCTTCTTGTTCTTGGATGTAACccgtttttttttcatatgaagTCTTAGCCAAACGAAGTTCGAAAAAGACGGATGATTTTGGCATTCCCCAGTCGATTTGGTGCGCATGCATTTTCTCCACAAGTTATTGCATTATTTTATTTAAACCTGTGTTTTTCCTTCAAGAATAGATATATCCATATCGGTGTGAATAAAAGAACAAAGGGCTTGCAAATGTACTACCAAAAAATATCATTCAGGTTTTGAATTTTTCTGCAGAATATTTAGAAGTTGAGagtaaaatgtaattttttgtatGTCAACATATCCATTCGTCCTGTTCGTAAAAACTGTAATAGGACATGATTCAGATGGAACCATCAGCATAAATTATCGAAATTGATCAAACAACTTTAAAGTTATTCAAGATTGAACTCGGGTGATTTTTTTACTGACCGATTATGTAGTTTTGAGGTCCAGTGTTTTTTTAGCtaactgaaaatatttaaacTGTTCTGCATTGAACAATGAGTCAGGAACGCATATTTGGTCTCTCGTTGATCGGTGATCGCCATTTAAAACAAATCTACCTTTGAGAAAGACTAAATATGAAACTAATAGATTTTTTACCAAAGAAATCACGCTGCGTGAAGCTATGCAGAAAAATTAGGTAGTAAAAATGCTGTGATTTAAAGATTATAAATGTCTTGATGGTTGAACATTCATTTACTGATCACAATAAATGACACCCATCATACAGGGTATTAGTGAACAAGTGCTATAAACTTTACGGGGTGATTCTGCATGGAAAAATAATGACAGATTGCTTATATAACCATTGAGTATATTGGGTTCAATACTCAATGATGTAACTCGTGCACACAAATGCTTCGTTTCAGGATGTTGAAGTTCTTAAAAACTGACTAAtcccctaatagcacacaacgtccttgggatgtacaattcatgtccatttatcGTCGGGACACCCATGGACTTGGTTTGTATGTCCTTGGGACGTTTGTTTTTGGACAGAATGAGGACGTCCACGTATCCATTATTTGTCCAATTAATGTACAATGTCCAAACCGGATATCCAGTATGGACACAATACGGATCATATAGTCCCTTACCGACTTAACAACGCAATGTCCAAATGATGTCCAGGAGGCAGAAGGTGTTCGTGATGGACGTAATAAGGAAGAAATAATATATATTTGTTATATGGTCCGGAACAAATGTGAATGAAGAATGGGATCATTCGCAGGAAATGAGAAAGCTAGATCGGCGTTCGGCaggatgaaaaatttgtttACAAGCCATCACATAGCACTGAACACCGAAATAAGACTCCTGCGTTGTTATGTCTTTTCCGTCTTGTTGTACGGTGTAGAGTCGTGGACTCTCACTC
This genomic stretch from Coccinella septempunctata chromosome 7, icCocSept1.1, whole genome shotgun sequence harbors:
- the LOC123317519 gene encoding ankyrin repeat family A protein 2-like, producing MNEDMEIVNNVDMFERRDDIIQKQEECEDIAAAKTTTSFLVTPELQNKNNKQASPFPSSNFLQNANRKSAFQPYRQTATCTPLTNLQRGNTQAETPSILPTDINIHTLAGCGEITEEDVKNERDLNISDKDGYTPLHWASSFGQYNAVQLLLQNGAEVNKLGPNEETALHMAANGGHHEVIRLLISYGINVNHADHMLNTPLLYAAKGNHPHSCNELLMGGADLTMSNINDETAFTIALKNNCSLAQSVIQKHIISKFEL